One genomic window of Luteitalea pratensis includes the following:
- a CDS encoding efflux RND transporter permease subunit: MNISRFFVDRPIFAAVLSLLITVAGALSLFVLPISEYPSVVPPTVVVRGTYPGANPKTIAETVAAPLEQQLNGVEGMLYMFSQSTSDGLLTLTVTFALGTDLDKAQVQVQNRVAQALPRLPQEVQRIGVVTEKASPDLMMVVHIVSPDQRYDMLYLSNLAYLQVRDELSRIDGVGSVQVFGAGEFSMRVWLDPDRLAASQLTATDVVRAIREQNVQVAAGVLGAPPAPTDTTFQLLINAQGRLSTEEEFAAIVVRATPQGQITRLRDVGRVELGSNRYALRSLLDNKPAVAIGISQRPGSNALQASADVRARMAALKEAFPQGVDYRIEYDPTVYVRKSIHAVVETLFEAILLVVIVVLVFLQTWRASIIPLVAVPVSLIGTFAVMLALGFSLNTLSLFGLVLAIGIVVDDAIVVVENVERHIELGQSPTEATHKAMEEVSGPIIAIALVLCAVFVPTAFVSGLTGQFYRQFALTIAISTVISAFNSLTLSPALASRLLRPHGAPRDAVQRVADRLFGWFFARFNRFFARASNGYTNGVSRLLRVGAAAIVLYVGLLGLTALGFSRVPAGFVPTQDKDYLVAFAQLPDASTLDRTDAVIQRMSAIALKHPGVKSAISFPGLSINGFVNASNAGIAFVMLEDADERAHEGLTANRIVQDLNQQFGGIQDAFVAIFPPPPVQGIGQVGGFKLYVEDRGGAGFEDLYTQVQGAIGEASGQPSLVGLLSSFQVSVPQIDAHVDRERAKTYGVPITDVFETLQAYLGSVYVNDFNRFGRTYQVNVQAEQGFRLQPEQIARLKTRNAAGVMVPLGSLVTVSKGYGPDQVMHYNGFPAAEINGGPAPRFSSGQAQDAIAEVLERRLPRGFTYEWTELAYQQAIAGNTMLWIFPLCVLLVYVVLAAQYESWSLPIGVILIVPMSLCSAIAGVWLTGGDNNVFTQVSFLVLAALACKNAILIIEFAKQRQEEGETPLQAILDACRVRLRPVLMTSVAFIMGVIPLVLSTGAGAEIRQAMGVAVFAGMLGVTFFGLILTPVFFLFVGRLVGWFTRRRGAALDPAEIATPVEGH; this comes from the coding sequence GTGAACATCTCGCGCTTCTTCGTCGATCGGCCGATCTTTGCGGCCGTCCTGTCGCTGCTGATCACGGTGGCCGGCGCGCTCTCGCTGTTCGTGCTGCCGATCAGCGAATACCCGAGTGTCGTACCGCCGACGGTGGTCGTTCGCGGCACCTATCCGGGTGCCAACCCAAAGACGATTGCCGAGACCGTCGCCGCGCCGCTCGAACAGCAACTGAACGGCGTCGAGGGCATGCTCTACATGTTCTCGCAGTCGACCTCGGACGGCCTGCTGACACTGACCGTGACGTTCGCGCTCGGCACGGATTTGGACAAGGCGCAGGTGCAGGTGCAGAACCGCGTCGCCCAGGCGCTGCCGCGGCTGCCGCAGGAAGTGCAGCGCATCGGCGTGGTGACAGAGAAGGCCTCGCCGGACCTGATGATGGTCGTCCACATCGTGTCGCCAGACCAGCGGTACGACATGCTGTACCTCTCGAACCTGGCGTACCTGCAGGTCAGGGACGAACTGTCGCGCATCGATGGCGTTGGCAGTGTGCAGGTGTTCGGCGCTGGTGAGTTCAGCATGCGTGTCTGGCTCGATCCGGATCGCCTGGCCGCCAGCCAGCTCACGGCCACCGACGTCGTGCGGGCGATTCGCGAGCAGAACGTGCAGGTTGCCGCGGGCGTGCTTGGTGCGCCACCCGCGCCGACCGACACCACGTTCCAGCTGCTGATCAACGCCCAGGGACGGCTGTCCACTGAAGAGGAGTTTGCGGCGATCGTGGTGCGTGCGACCCCGCAGGGACAGATCACGCGACTGCGGGATGTCGGGCGCGTCGAGCTCGGCTCCAATCGGTACGCGTTGCGCAGCCTCCTCGACAACAAGCCCGCCGTGGCCATCGGCATCTCGCAGCGTCCGGGGTCGAACGCCCTGCAGGCCTCGGCCGACGTGCGCGCCCGGATGGCGGCGCTCAAGGAGGCGTTCCCGCAAGGCGTGGACTACAGGATCGAGTACGACCCCACCGTCTACGTGCGCAAGTCGATCCACGCGGTCGTCGAAACGCTGTTCGAAGCGATCCTTCTCGTCGTGATCGTCGTCCTCGTCTTCCTTCAGACGTGGCGCGCCTCGATCATTCCGCTGGTGGCGGTCCCGGTCTCGTTGATCGGCACGTTCGCCGTGATGCTGGCACTCGGCTTCTCGTTGAACACGCTCTCGCTGTTCGGCCTCGTCCTCGCCATCGGCATCGTCGTCGACGATGCGATTGTCGTGGTGGAGAACGTGGAGCGACACATCGAGCTCGGGCAGTCGCCGACAGAGGCGACGCACAAGGCGATGGAAGAGGTCTCGGGACCGATCATCGCGATCGCGCTGGTGCTCTGCGCGGTGTTCGTGCCGACTGCATTCGTGAGCGGGCTGACGGGGCAGTTCTATCGCCAGTTCGCGTTGACGATCGCCATTTCGACGGTGATTTCCGCCTTCAACTCGCTGACGTTGAGTCCGGCGCTCGCGTCGCGGCTGCTGCGGCCGCACGGCGCGCCGCGGGATGCGGTGCAGCGGGTGGCCGATCGCCTCTTCGGGTGGTTCTTCGCGCGCTTCAACCGGTTCTTCGCGCGCGCCTCAAACGGCTACACGAACGGCGTGTCCCGACTGTTGCGAGTCGGCGCCGCGGCGATCGTGTTGTACGTGGGCCTGCTCGGCCTGACGGCGCTCGGTTTCTCGCGTGTGCCGGCCGGCTTCGTGCCCACACAGGACAAGGACTACCTCGTCGCGTTCGCGCAGTTGCCTGACGCATCCACGCTCGATCGGACCGACGCGGTAATCCAGCGGATGTCGGCCATCGCGTTGAAGCATCCGGGCGTGAAGAGCGCCATCTCGTTCCCCGGCCTCTCCATCAACGGGTTCGTCAACGCGTCCAACGCCGGGATCGCGTTCGTGATGCTCGAGGATGCCGACGAGCGAGCCCATGAGGGGCTGACCGCCAACCGGATCGTGCAGGACCTGAACCAGCAGTTCGGTGGCATCCAGGACGCGTTCGTCGCGATCTTCCCACCGCCTCCCGTGCAGGGAATCGGCCAGGTGGGCGGCTTCAAGCTGTACGTCGAGGATCGCGGCGGTGCCGGCTTCGAGGACCTGTACACGCAGGTGCAGGGCGCCATTGGAGAGGCCTCTGGTCAGCCATCGCTGGTTGGACTCCTCTCGAGTTTCCAGGTGAGCGTGCCCCAGATCGACGCGCACGTCGACCGGGAGCGGGCAAAGACGTACGGCGTCCCGATCACCGACGTGTTCGAGACTCTTCAGGCCTATCTCGGTTCGGTCTATGTCAACGACTTCAACCGATTCGGGCGCACCTACCAGGTCAACGTCCAGGCGGAGCAGGGGTTCCGGTTGCAGCCCGAGCAGATCGCGCGCCTCAAGACGCGCAATGCAGCTGGCGTCATGGTGCCGCTCGGCTCGCTGGTCACCGTGTCGAAGGGATACGGTCCGGATCAGGTCATGCACTACAACGGCTTCCCGGCAGCCGAGATCAACGGTGGGCCGGCACCGCGCTTCAGTTCCGGGCAGGCGCAGGACGCGATCGCGGAGGTGCTGGAACGGCGTCTGCCGCGCGGATTCACCTACGAATGGACCGAACTGGCGTACCAGCAGGCGATCGCCGGCAACACGATGTTGTGGATCTTCCCGCTGTGCGTCCTGCTGGTCTACGTGGTGCTGGCGGCGCAGTACGAGAGCTGGTCGTTGCCTATAGGCGTCATCCTGATCGTGCCGATGTCCTTGTGCTCGGCCATCGCCGGTGTGTGGCTGACCGGCGGTGACAACAACGTGTTCACGCAGGTGAGCTTCCTCGTGCTCGCAGCACTCGCCTGCAAGAACGCCATCCTGATCATCGAGTTCGCCAAGCAGCGCCAGGAAGAGGGCGAGACGCCCCTGCAGGCGATTCTCGACGCCTGCCGCGTGCGCCTGCGGCCCGTCCTGATGACGTCGGTCGCGTTCATCATGGGCGTCATCCCGCTCGTGTTGTCCACCGGCGCCGGCGCGGAGATCCGCCAGGCGATGGGTGTCGCGGTGTTTGCCGGGATGCTCGGCGTCACGTTCTTCGGCCTGATCCTTACGCCAGTCTTCTTCCTCTTTGTCGGCCGTCTCGTTGGCTGGTTCACGCGGCGACGTGGCGCCGCACTCGACCCCGCCGAAATCGCCACACCCGTGGAGGGCCACTGA
- a CDS encoding efflux transporter outer membrane subunit — protein sequence MSRTLTVPAVLLVLTLTAACAERRGYTPPPATAPTLSQATADAFTAQPYDPKWWREFDDPILLQLQEAALAANLDIRAAVARVDQARAVFDDVQRDRYPTATVNAAVDRRDQAVPGFTDEPIRTSSYRLALDAFWEIDLFGRVRSAVRAAHADTDALDASLEDVRVVVAAEVAREYFTLRGLQQQLAVAARSLENQRETLRLTQVRRTAGIGEEQDVASAAARVAAIEASVPPLRARIAARTHRLAVLTGVTPGALPVDLSPRAYPTLAKALPIGDVSLLLRRRPDVRAAERRLAAAAAREGVAAAELYPKISISGALGLLAGRGNLFGRSESRAWSVTPALSWAGFDLGSARARLRGAEAASRESLATYEQSVLLALEETENALIAYREEQARLVHLGEQARESARAASIARVRFREGLSDFLTLLDAERTQLAAEDAVAAAEADVFVRVVALYKSLGGISI from the coding sequence ATGTCGCGAACCCTCACAGTGCCCGCCGTGCTGCTGGTGCTGACGCTGACGGCGGCGTGCGCCGAACGGCGTGGCTATACGCCGCCACCAGCAACAGCGCCAACGCTCTCGCAAGCGACAGCCGACGCGTTCACCGCGCAACCCTACGATCCGAAATGGTGGCGCGAGTTCGACGATCCGATCCTGCTGCAATTGCAGGAGGCGGCACTCGCAGCCAATCTCGACATCCGTGCCGCTGTCGCCCGCGTCGACCAGGCGCGGGCCGTGTTCGACGACGTACAGCGAGATCGGTACCCGACGGCGACGGTCAATGCGGCAGTGGACCGGCGTGACCAGGCCGTGCCGGGTTTCACCGACGAGCCGATCCGGACGTCCAGCTATCGCCTCGCACTGGATGCGTTCTGGGAGATCGACCTGTTCGGCCGTGTGCGATCGGCGGTACGCGCCGCGCATGCCGATACCGACGCCCTCGACGCATCCCTCGAGGACGTGCGGGTCGTCGTCGCCGCCGAGGTGGCACGGGAATACTTCACACTGCGCGGCCTGCAGCAACAGCTTGCGGTTGCGGCGCGCAGCCTGGAGAACCAGCGCGAGACCCTGCGCCTGACGCAGGTGCGCCGCACCGCAGGCATCGGCGAGGAGCAGGACGTGGCGAGCGCCGCCGCACGCGTCGCGGCGATCGAGGCCAGCGTGCCGCCGCTGCGCGCTCGGATTGCCGCGCGCACGCATCGACTGGCGGTCCTGACTGGCGTCACGCCCGGCGCGCTGCCGGTGGACCTGTCGCCGCGGGCGTACCCGACCCTGGCCAAGGCGCTGCCGATTGGCGACGTGTCGCTGCTGTTGCGCCGGCGTCCTGATGTGCGCGCTGCCGAGCGCCGCCTCGCTGCTGCGGCTGCCCGTGAGGGCGTGGCGGCAGCGGAGCTCTACCCGAAGATCTCGATCTCCGGAGCACTCGGTCTGCTCGCGGGGCGCGGCAACCTGTTCGGGCGCAGCGAATCGCGCGCGTGGTCGGTCACGCCGGCCCTGAGCTGGGCCGGCTTCGACCTTGGCAGTGCGCGGGCCAGGTTGCGTGGGGCCGAGGCCGCGTCGCGCGAGTCGCTGGCCACGTACGAGCAATCGGTGCTGCTCGCGCTCGAGGAGACCGAGAACGCCCTGATCGCCTATCGCGAGGAGCAGGCGCGGCTGGTGCACCTGGGCGAGCAGGCGCGCGAAAGCGCACGCGCGGCCAGCATTGCGCGCGTGCGGTTCCGCGAGGGGCTCTCGGACTTCCTGACCCTGCTCGACGCCGAGCGCACGCAGTTGGCGGCCGAAGACGCAGTGGCCGCAGCCGAAGCCGACGTGTTCGTGCGGGTAGTTGCACTGTACAAGAGCCTCGGGGGCATCTCCATCTGA
- a CDS encoding M28 family metallopeptidase, whose translation MHRALPLLAFLFFVCSLAGHAQDQPAAPAIHGFARARLDAQRDLERRFDDQLSKANLTAWLERLAGRPHHAGSPHGKANAEFMAGLLREWGYQVEIAQYDVLFPTPTTRVVELVAPTKFTASLTEPEVAGDAVSKLGAEALPTFNMYSADGDVTGDLVYVNYGVPADYEELERRGIDVTGKIVIARYGGSWRGIKPKVAAEHGAIGCLIYSEPRDDGYGQGDVYPKGGWRSEHSAQRGSVADMPVYPGDPLTPGVAATKEAKRPEFTKAQTLTKIPVLPISYADALPLLKALGGPVAPAAWRGALPITYHLGPGAARVHLKLAFDWKLAPAFDVIATLPGTEFPDQWVVRGNHHDAWVAGASDPTSGMVAVLEEARAIAQLARAGWRPRRTLVFAAWDAEEPGLLGSTEWVEDHAEALSARVVAYINSDSNARGFFSAGGSHSLERFVNEIARDVPDPKVDGSVGHRLLARTILSGSPSARRLARDEQRFEISALGSGSDYTPFLQHLGIASLDIGFGGEGEYGQYHSIYDSVDHYKRFQDPDMAYAAALARVGGRAVLRLSEADLLPFAFERSAERIGSYVKEIEELVETLKTETTEHNRRVADGTFTLASNPAERFVAPAKKDDVPEIELKPLRNAVERLRVAARRFDAAATAAVDGPAAALAQANAIVFTAERALTRNDGLPRRPWFRHQVYAPGYYTGYGVKTLPAVREALEQRAWDEARTQVPLVAQALERYAGEIERAASALER comes from the coding sequence ATGCATCGTGCGCTCCCGCTGCTCGCCTTCCTCTTCTTCGTATGCTCACTGGCCGGTCATGCCCAGGACCAGCCCGCGGCTCCGGCCATCCACGGTTTTGCTCGCGCCCGGCTGGACGCGCAGCGCGATCTGGAGCGGCGCTTCGACGATCAGCTGTCCAAGGCCAACCTGACTGCGTGGCTCGAACGCCTCGCCGGACGCCCCCATCACGCCGGATCGCCGCACGGCAAGGCGAACGCCGAGTTCATGGCGGGGCTGCTGCGCGAGTGGGGCTACCAGGTCGAGATTGCGCAGTACGACGTGCTCTTCCCGACGCCGACGACGCGGGTCGTCGAACTGGTGGCGCCGACGAAATTCACCGCGAGCCTTACCGAACCGGAGGTGGCTGGGGACGCGGTCTCGAAGCTGGGCGCCGAGGCGTTGCCGACGTTCAACATGTACTCGGCCGACGGCGACGTCACCGGCGATCTCGTGTACGTCAACTACGGCGTCCCGGCCGACTACGAGGAGCTCGAGCGGCGCGGCATCGACGTCACGGGCAAGATCGTCATCGCCCGTTACGGCGGATCGTGGCGTGGCATCAAGCCCAAGGTCGCCGCCGAGCACGGGGCGATCGGTTGCCTGATCTACTCGGAGCCCCGCGACGATGGGTACGGACAGGGTGACGTGTATCCGAAGGGTGGCTGGCGCAGCGAGCACTCGGCCCAGCGCGGGTCGGTCGCCGACATGCCGGTTTATCCCGGTGACCCGCTGACGCCGGGCGTGGCGGCCACGAAAGAGGCCAAGCGGCCCGAGTTCACGAAGGCCCAGACGCTCACGAAGATCCCCGTCCTGCCCATCTCGTACGCCGACGCCCTGCCACTGCTGAAGGCGCTCGGCGGCCCGGTGGCGCCCGCAGCCTGGCGGGGCGCCCTGCCCATCACCTACCACCTCGGGCCCGGCGCGGCACGCGTGCACCTGAAGCTGGCGTTCGACTGGAAGCTCGCCCCGGCCTTCGATGTCATCGCCACCCTCCCCGGCACGGAGTTCCCCGATCAGTGGGTGGTGCGAGGCAACCACCACGATGCCTGGGTGGCCGGCGCCAGCGACCCGACGAGTGGCATGGTCGCGGTGCTCGAGGAAGCGCGGGCGATCGCGCAACTGGCGCGCGCCGGCTGGCGGCCGCGGCGCACGCTCGTCTTCGCGGCGTGGGATGCCGAGGAGCCTGGCCTGCTCGGATCCACCGAATGGGTCGAGGACCATGCCGAGGCGCTCAGCGCCAGGGTCGTCGCCTACATCAACTCAGACAGCAACGCGCGTGGCTTCTTCAGCGCCGGCGGGTCGCACAGCCTCGAGCGCTTCGTCAACGAGATTGCGCGTGACGTGCCGGATCCAAAGGTCGATGGTTCGGTCGGCCACCGCCTGCTTGCGCGCACCATCCTCTCGGGGTCGCCCAGCGCCCGTCGCCTTGCCCGCGACGAGCAGCGCTTCGAGATCAGCGCGCTCGGCTCGGGGTCCGACTACACGCCCTTCCTGCAGCATCTCGGCATCGCGTCTCTCGACATCGGCTTCGGCGGAGAGGGCGAGTACGGCCAGTACCACTCGATCTACGACTCGGTGGATCACTACAAGCGCTTTCAGGATCCCGACATGGCGTATGCCGCGGCACTCGCCAGGGTCGGTGGCCGCGCGGTGCTGCGCCTGTCGGAGGCGGACCTGCTGCCGTTCGCCTTCGAGCGTTCGGCGGAGCGCATCGGCAGCTACGTCAAGGAGATCGAGGAACTCGTCGAGACCCTGAAAACCGAGACCACGGAGCACAACCGCCGCGTTGCCGACGGGACGTTCACACTGGCGTCCAATCCGGCCGAACGGTTCGTGGCGCCGGCGAAGAAGGACGACGTGCCGGAGATCGAGCTGAAGCCGCTGCGCAACGCGGTCGAACGCCTGCGCGTGGCGGCCCGGCGCTTCGATGCAGCGGCGACTGCGGCCGTCGACGGTCCGGCAGCTGCCCTTGCGCAGGCCAATGCGATCGTCTTCACGGCAGAGCGGGCGCTCACGCGCAACGACGGGCTGCCGCGCCGGCCCTGGTTCCGGCATCAGGTCTACGCGCCCGGCTACTACACGGGCTACGGCGTGAAGACCCTGCCCGCCGTACGCGAGGCGCTGGAACAGCGCGCCTGGGACGAGGCGCGGACGCAGGTCCCTCTGGTGGCGCAGGCGCTGGAGCGGTACGCCGGCGAGATCGAACGGGCGGCGTCGGCCCTGGAACGATAG
- a CDS encoding PadR family transcriptional regulator, whose amino-acid sequence MTDRPTAIDLLQGTLDLLILRSLVFGPAHGHAIAQHIRQSSEAVLQVETGSLYPALHRAEARGWLSAEWAVSEKGKRAKYYRLTAAGRRQLVSEQSRWEQMSVAIARVLRAERQGS is encoded by the coding sequence ATGACCGACCGCCCGACGGCCATCGACCTGCTCCAGGGCACCCTCGACCTGCTGATCCTGCGCAGCCTGGTCTTCGGTCCCGCCCACGGCCACGCCATCGCCCAGCACATCCGGCAATCGTCCGAAGCCGTGCTGCAGGTCGAGACGGGCTCGCTCTACCCGGCGCTGCATCGCGCGGAGGCGAGAGGCTGGCTTTCGGCAGAATGGGCCGTGTCGGAAAAGGGCAAGCGCGCCAAGTACTACCGGCTGACGGCGGCCGGGCGCCGGCAGTTGGTCTCCGAGCAGTCACGATGGGAACAGATGTCGGTGGCCATCGCCCGTGTCCTGCGGGCCGAGCGGCAGGGGTCATAG